One region of Hymenobacter sediminicola genomic DNA includes:
- a CDS encoding phosphatase yields MSSLHHSPHRRLALIDMGTNTFHLLIVELPEARHAQPVVLLRTKVGVRLGEGGISKGHIAPEPYARALHTLAGFKEEMELHQVTDVRATATSAMRVTANGPELVKDIFEQTGIRVEVIAGDREAELICAGVRQAVPLGPEPHLIMDIGGGSVEFIIANEQTIFWKQSFEIGAQRLLDQFFPDASGVISTEAVAAEKAYLRTVLTPLAAAVDEFRPVGLIGASGSFDSLADMQLGRLRTEAELPPSTELALESFRRSYTQLLSLPHEERKTLPGILPMRADMLVVAAILTDYVLELTGITHLRTSAYALKEGLLAEMLRSPSQA; encoded by the coding sequence ATGTCCTCACTGCATCACTCGCCGCACCGCCGGCTGGCCCTTATCGACATGGGCACCAACACGTTTCACCTGCTGATTGTGGAACTGCCGGAGGCGCGCCACGCACAGCCGGTGGTACTGTTGCGCACCAAAGTAGGCGTGCGGCTTGGTGAAGGCGGCATCAGTAAGGGACATATTGCGCCGGAGCCGTATGCGCGGGCCCTGCACACGTTGGCTGGCTTCAAGGAAGAAATGGAGCTGCACCAAGTAACGGATGTGCGCGCCACGGCTACCAGCGCTATGCGGGTCACGGCCAACGGGCCGGAGCTGGTAAAGGACATCTTCGAGCAGACCGGCATCCGGGTAGAAGTCATTGCCGGCGACCGGGAAGCCGAGCTGATTTGTGCCGGCGTGCGCCAAGCCGTACCGCTGGGCCCGGAGCCGCACCTTATCATGGATATTGGTGGGGGCTCGGTGGAATTCATCATTGCCAATGAGCAGACCATTTTCTGGAAACAAAGCTTTGAAATCGGGGCGCAGCGGCTGCTCGACCAGTTCTTTCCCGATGCCAGCGGTGTTATTTCTACTGAGGCCGTAGCCGCCGAAAAAGCCTACCTGCGCACGGTGCTGACGCCGCTGGCTGCCGCCGTAGACGAGTTCCGGCCGGTGGGTCTGATTGGCGCATCCGGCAGCTTCGACAGCCTGGCCGATATGCAGCTGGGCCGGCTCCGCACCGAAGCCGAGCTGCCGCCCAGCACTGAATTGGCACTGGAAAGTTTCCGCCGCAGCTACACACAGCTACTGAGCCTGCCGCATGAAGAGCGCAAAACGCTGCCCGGTATCCTGCCCATGCGCGCCGACATGCTGGTGGTGGCCGCCATCCTTACCGATTATGTGCTGGAGTTGACGGGCATTACGCACCTACGTACTTCCGCCTACGCTCTGAAGGAAGGGCTGCTGGCCGAAATGCTACGGTCGCCTTCTCAGGCCTGA
- a CDS encoding class I SAM-dependent methyltransferase, with product MYTFLTTSPWADYELIDAGNFEKLERFGQHILARPEPQAIWDPHLPASEWQRANATFTREKGSQERGQWKIKPGTPEQWLIGYERPDGLKLRFRLGMSSFKHVGLFPEQDPNWQFIYNQTRKRKAAVPRVLNLFAYTGAATLAARAAGADVTHLDSVKQVNFWARDNMEASNLDGVRWLVEDAMKYVRREVKRGSKYQGLILDPPAYGRGPNGEKWQLEDELNEMLKLCKELLDPQDHFFLVNLYSLGFSALILDNLVGEIFPNMRDKREIGEIYLHDQAARKLPLGTFCRFAT from the coding sequence ATGTACACGTTTCTGACCACGAGCCCCTGGGCCGATTACGAGCTGATTGACGCCGGCAACTTCGAGAAGCTGGAGCGTTTCGGCCAGCACATTCTGGCCCGGCCCGAGCCCCAGGCCATCTGGGACCCGCATCTGCCGGCTTCAGAATGGCAGCGCGCCAACGCCACGTTCACCCGTGAGAAAGGCAGCCAGGAACGAGGACAATGGAAAATCAAGCCCGGTACACCTGAACAGTGGCTGATTGGCTACGAGCGGCCCGACGGCCTGAAGCTGCGGTTTCGGCTGGGTATGTCGTCGTTCAAGCATGTGGGGCTGTTTCCGGAGCAGGACCCCAACTGGCAGTTCATCTACAACCAGACGCGCAAGCGCAAGGCGGCCGTACCGCGCGTGCTCAACCTGTTTGCCTACACCGGCGCGGCCACGCTGGCTGCCCGCGCCGCCGGCGCCGACGTTACGCACTTGGATTCGGTGAAGCAGGTCAATTTCTGGGCCCGCGACAACATGGAAGCCAGCAACCTAGATGGGGTGCGTTGGCTGGTGGAAGACGCCATGAAATACGTGCGGCGCGAAGTGAAGCGCGGCAGCAAGTACCAGGGCCTCATTCTTGACCCGCCCGCCTACGGCCGCGGCCCCAACGGCGAGAAGTGGCAGCTGGAAGACGAGCTTAACGAAATGCTCAAGCTCTGCAAAGAACTGCTCGACCCGCAGGACCACTTCTTCCTCGTCAACCTGTACTCGCTGGGATTTTCAGCCCTTATTCTCGACAATCTAGTGGGTGAAATCTTCCCGAACATGCGCGATAAGCGCGAAATCGGGGAAATATACCTGCACGACCAAGCCGCCCGCAAACTGCCGCTGGGCACATTCTGCCGGTTCGCTACCTAG
- a CDS encoding DinB family protein has protein sequence MRETQRIADQLRRAFDGDAWSGPSLQATLAGTSAAQAAAHPLAGVHSIGELVRHLATWAGTVAWRVEQQQQTPLTNEDWPAFATDPDERQWQQAQQELQSAHQRLLAATEFLTDTSLETKVLQAGGSEVTLYVLLHGSAQHYLYHAGQIALLRKFL, from the coding sequence ATGCGCGAAACTCAACGAATAGCAGACCAGTTGCGGCGTGCTTTTGATGGTGATGCCTGGTCGGGGCCTTCACTGCAGGCTACACTAGCCGGAACGTCGGCCGCACAAGCCGCGGCGCACCCACTGGCCGGCGTGCACAGCATCGGGGAGTTAGTGCGACACTTGGCCACGTGGGCTGGCACCGTGGCTTGGCGTGTGGAGCAACAGCAGCAAACGCCGCTTACCAATGAGGATTGGCCGGCTTTTGCAACGGACCCCGATGAAAGGCAGTGGCAGCAGGCACAGCAGGAACTCCAAAGTGCCCACCAACGGTTACTAGCTGCCACCGAGTTCCTGACTGATACTTCGCTGGAAACCAAAGTGTTGCAAGCAGGCGGCTCCGAAGTGACGCTTTATGTGCTGCTGCATGGTAGTGCGCAACACTACCTTTACCACGCCGGCCAGATTGCCTTGCTGCGCAAATTTCTCTGA
- the dapF gene encoding diaminopimelate epimerase, translating to MTLPFFKYQGTGNDFVMMDDRSHQFDETNHTLVRHLCDRRRGIGADGLILLRQHPQYDFEMVYFNADGYLGSMCGNGGRCTVAFARQLGVIKTDTTFLAADGPHKARIDADGTVHLRMQDVLGQQEIEDCGVFLDTGSPHLVRFQPASTLAELDVFSEGRSIRYNERFREKGTNVNFVEAPAIAGQPWQVRTYERGVEDETLSCGTGVTAVALAASRRGAASPVHLRTPGGDLRVTFEAHPDGTFTNIFLSGPATRVFEGKVEV from the coding sequence GTGACGCTTCCCTTCTTCAAATACCAAGGCACCGGCAACGATTTCGTGATGATGGACGACCGTTCTCATCAGTTCGACGAAACCAACCACACGCTGGTGCGCCACCTCTGCGACCGGCGCCGCGGTATCGGGGCCGACGGGCTGATTCTGCTCCGCCAGCATCCGCAGTACGATTTTGAGATGGTGTATTTCAATGCCGACGGCTACTTGGGCTCTATGTGCGGCAACGGTGGGCGCTGCACCGTGGCGTTTGCGCGGCAGTTGGGCGTCATCAAAACCGACACCACATTTCTGGCCGCCGATGGCCCCCATAAGGCCCGGATAGATGCCGACGGGACCGTGCACCTGCGCATGCAAGACGTGCTGGGCCAGCAGGAAATAGAAGACTGCGGCGTGTTTCTGGATACTGGCTCGCCCCATTTGGTGCGTTTTCAACCCGCCAGTACCCTTGCTGAGCTTGATGTGTTTTCGGAAGGCCGCTCCATTCGCTACAATGAGCGTTTCCGGGAAAAAGGCACTAACGTAAATTTCGTGGAAGCTCCGGCTATAGCTGGCCAGCCCTGGCAGGTGCGCACCTACGAGCGGGGCGTAGAAGACGAAACCCTGAGCTGCGGCACCGGTGTCACGGCAGTGGCATTGGCAGCTTCGCGGCGCGGCGCGGCCAGCCCCGTGCACCTGCGCACGCCTGGCGGCGACCTGCGCGTTACGTTTGAGGCGCACCCCGACGGTACCTTCACAAACATATTCCTCAGCGGCCCTGCCACGCGGGTCTTTGAAGGGAAGGTGGAGGTATAA
- a CDS encoding GNAT family N-acetyltransferase — MLRSDLVFLRPLEAEDLEFLYALENDPAVWSVSDTLAPVSRYTLRQYLDNAAADFHEVRQLRLVLCATATQEAVGTLDLFGFEPLHQRAGVGIMVMSRHQRQGYARAALELLQLYARQVLRLHQLHCTIAADNTASLQLFKAAGYKRVGVRLEWLRTADGWQNAVEMQQLL, encoded by the coding sequence ATGCTCCGTTCCGACTTGGTTTTCCTGCGCCCATTGGAAGCCGAAGACCTAGAATTTCTGTACGCGCTGGAAAATGATCCGGCCGTGTGGAGCGTGTCGGATACGCTGGCGCCGGTGTCGCGCTACACGTTGCGGCAGTACCTCGACAATGCCGCTGCCGACTTTCATGAAGTGCGGCAATTGCGGCTGGTACTGTGTGCCACCGCTACGCAGGAGGCAGTCGGAACCCTCGATCTATTCGGGTTTGAGCCGTTGCACCAACGGGCCGGGGTGGGTATCATGGTGATGAGCCGGCACCAAAGGCAGGGGTATGCCCGAGCGGCGCTGGAGCTGCTGCAGCTCTATGCCCGGCAGGTATTGCGGCTGCACCAGTTGCACTGCACCATAGCTGCTGATAATACTGCCAGTTTACAGCTATTTAAGGCTGCTGGTTACAAGCGAGTAGGAGTGAGGCTGGAGTGGTTGCGTACGGCCGACGGCTGGCAGAACGCCGTGGAAATGCAGCAGTTACTGTGA
- a CDS encoding glycosyltransferase family 1 protein, whose product MPLTPPVGSKDYAFDPEPATTSVSDASAVPLRSALPDLVCFAHLHWDFVWQRPQHLMSRFAQQGRVFYVEEAFFHNDDLIEPHIEVKERQHGLKVLVVHLPARLRTDEAAAEQVQFEVLSRYFDEQGVDNFIGWYYTPMALGKSRFFQPSLTVYDCMDELAAFKFAPPALREREQELFAKADLVFTGGHTLYEAKRQQHPDAHPFPSSIDKDHFGQARGEMTEPADQAGIASPRVGFFGVVDERLDIELLGQLADAHPEWQFVIIGPVVKIDPATLPSHPNIHYLGGKDYQELPAYLRGWDVATLLFADNESTKFISPTKTPEYLAAGRPVVSTPIRDVVRPYGELNLVQIAATADEFGQAIDKALTQTRDADWQRRTDEYLATISWDLTWEQMVDLMQSRLQAKTTAAPGAAASTVSVS is encoded by the coding sequence ATGCCGCTGACTCCGCCAGTGGGCTCGAAGGACTATGCCTTTGATCCTGAACCAGCTACCACTTCCGTTTCTGACGCTTCTGCTGTACCTCTCCGCTCCGCTCTACCCGATTTAGTTTGTTTTGCCCATTTGCACTGGGACTTTGTGTGGCAACGTCCGCAACACCTGATGTCGCGCTTTGCACAACAGGGTCGGGTTTTTTATGTGGAAGAAGCGTTTTTCCACAACGATGATCTGATTGAGCCGCATATAGAAGTGAAAGAGCGCCAACACGGCCTGAAAGTACTGGTCGTGCACCTGCCTGCCCGTCTGCGCACCGATGAAGCGGCTGCCGAGCAGGTTCAGTTTGAAGTGCTGAGCCGTTATTTTGATGAGCAGGGCGTCGACAACTTTATCGGCTGGTACTACACACCCATGGCATTGGGCAAGTCGCGCTTTTTCCAGCCGTCCCTGACCGTGTATGACTGCATGGATGAGCTGGCCGCTTTCAAGTTTGCGCCCCCCGCACTGCGGGAGCGTGAGCAAGAGCTGTTTGCAAAAGCAGATTTGGTATTCACTGGCGGCCACACACTCTACGAAGCCAAGCGCCAGCAGCACCCCGATGCCCATCCGTTTCCGAGTAGTATCGACAAAGACCATTTCGGACAGGCACGTGGCGAAATGACTGAACCTGCCGACCAGGCTGGCATTGCCTCTCCCCGCGTTGGCTTTTTTGGGGTAGTAGATGAGCGGCTTGATATTGAGCTGCTGGGACAACTGGCCGACGCGCACCCGGAATGGCAGTTCGTCATCATCGGGCCGGTGGTCAAGATTGATCCGGCCACATTGCCGAGCCACCCCAACATCCATTACCTCGGCGGCAAAGACTACCAGGAACTACCTGCCTACCTGCGGGGTTGGGATGTAGCTACGCTGCTATTCGCCGACAACGAAAGCACTAAGTTCATTTCGCCCACCAAAACGCCGGAGTACTTAGCTGCCGGCCGGCCGGTCGTCAGCACCCCCATCCGCGACGTGGTGCGCCCATATGGTGAGCTGAACCTCGTTCAGATTGCCGCTACCGCCGATGAGTTCGGCCAGGCCATTGACAAGGCCCTTACGCAAACCCGCGACGCCGACTGGCAGCGCCGCACCGACGAGTATCTGGCTACTATCTCCTGGGACCTGACCTGGGAGCAGATGGTAGACCTCATGCAAAGCCGCCTTCAGGCTAAAACTACGGCTGCGCCCGGCGCTGCTGCTTCCACAGTGTCTGTTTCCTGA
- the glf gene encoding UDP-galactopyranose mutase: MFDYLIVGAGFAGSVLAERLATRSNKKVLVVDKRSHIAGNAYDHYNEEGILVHKYGPHIFHTNSKDVFEYLSNFTDWRPYEHRVLASVDGQLVPMPINLDTINKLYGLSLNSFEVEQFLESLAEEVPVIRTSEDVVVSKVGRELYEKFFRNYTRKQWGMDPSELDKSVTSRVPTRTNRDDRYFTDTYQAMPLHGYTRMFERMLDHPNIKVMLNTDYHDIIDFIPFKEMIFSGPVDEYFDFKYGKLPYRSLEFKHETLNQESYLAAPVVNYPNDNLYTRITEFKALTGQKHPKTAIVYEYPKAEGDPYYPVPRLENAELYNKYKKLADETPNVHFVGRLATYKYYNMDQVVAQALTLYKKLTEKSEEAVKAKKPAITGSASIMDKLVPRDPAKE; encoded by the coding sequence ATGTTTGATTACCTGATTGTTGGGGCCGGTTTTGCCGGTAGCGTGCTGGCGGAACGGCTGGCTACCCGTTCGAATAAGAAAGTTCTCGTTGTGGATAAGCGCAGCCATATTGCCGGCAACGCCTACGACCATTACAACGAGGAAGGCATCCTGGTCCATAAGTATGGTCCGCATATCTTCCATACCAACTCGAAAGACGTATTCGAGTACCTCTCTAATTTTACTGATTGGCGCCCCTACGAGCACCGCGTGCTGGCTTCCGTAGACGGACAGCTGGTGCCCATGCCCATCAACCTCGACACCATCAACAAGCTCTATGGCCTCTCGTTGAATAGCTTTGAGGTAGAGCAGTTTCTGGAGTCGCTGGCCGAGGAGGTGCCCGTTATCCGCACTTCCGAAGATGTGGTAGTGAGTAAGGTAGGGCGGGAGTTGTACGAGAAGTTCTTCCGCAACTACACGCGCAAGCAGTGGGGCATGGACCCGTCGGAGCTGGACAAGTCCGTGACGAGCCGCGTGCCTACACGCACCAACCGCGACGACCGGTATTTCACCGATACCTACCAGGCCATGCCGCTACACGGCTACACCCGCATGTTCGAGCGGATGCTGGACCATCCCAACATCAAGGTGATGCTCAACACCGACTACCACGACATCATCGACTTCATTCCCTTTAAGGAAATGATTTTCTCGGGGCCGGTAGACGAGTATTTCGACTTCAAATACGGCAAGCTGCCCTACCGCTCCCTGGAGTTCAAGCACGAAACTCTGAACCAGGAAAGCTACTTGGCAGCTCCCGTCGTGAACTATCCCAACGACAACCTCTACACGCGCATCACCGAGTTTAAGGCCCTAACCGGCCAGAAACACCCCAAAACGGCCATCGTGTATGAGTACCCGAAAGCCGAAGGCGACCCATACTATCCTGTGCCACGCCTCGAAAACGCTGAGCTGTACAACAAGTACAAGAAGCTGGCTGACGAAACTCCAAATGTACATTTTGTGGGCCGCTTGGCTACCTACAAGTACTACAACATGGACCAGGTAGTGGCACAAGCTCTCACGCTCTACAAAAAGCTGACAGAGAAGAGCGAAGAAGCTGTAAAAGCGAAAAAGCCTGCTATTACGGGCTCCGCTTCCATCATGGATAAGCTGGTGCCGCGCGACCCGGCCAAGGAGTAG
- the secA gene encoding preprotein translocase subunit SecA produces MFDFLGKTVAKIFGTKSDRDLKEIIPYVALVNAEYAKLAQLSDDQLREHTNEVRARIDERLKSIDDQIAGLHARVNEDTTLDIGQKEQLFDQIDELEKQRNKDLEVVLMEVLPAAFATVKETARRYKENGQLVVTATDYDREYSKRKKNVTIDGDKAIWSNKWLAAGAEITWDMVHYDVQIIGGVVLHQGKISEMATGEGKTLVSTLPAFLNALSKRGVHLVTVNDYLAKRDSEWNAPLFEFHGITVDCIDKHQPNTDARRAAYAADITYGTNNEFGFDYLRDNMARETGELVQRKHHYAMVDEVDSVLIDDARTPLIISGPVPRGDVHEFYQLKPRIQRLVDEQKKLVQQYLVEARKGIKEGKEGPKEGEAGLALFRAYRGLPKSKPLIKFLSETGMRAILQKVENHYLADNSRQMPQADMPLFFTIDEKNNQIELTEKGIDLITAQGEDPQLFIMPDIGVAIAEIEKSTTLKDDEKLHQKEHLMQEYQEKSERVHTVNQLLKAYTLFERDDQYILTDDGKVKIVDEQTGRVMEGRRYSDGLHQAIEAKENVRVEDATQTYATVTLQNYFRMYHKLGGMTGTAETEAGEFWDIYKLDVVVIPTNRGIQRKDEHDKVYKTVREKYNAVAEEIQTLVQAGRPVLVGTTSVEISELVSRMLNLRKIPHQVLNAKQNQREAEIVAGAGYPGTVTIATNMAGRGTDIKLKETSKESGGLAIIGTERHESRRVDRQLRGRAGRQGDPGSSQFFVSLEDNLMRLFGSDRIAKLMDRMGLEEGEVIQHSMITSSIERAQKKVEENNFGQRKRLLEYDDVMNAQREVVYKRRRNALFGERLELDVWNMIYDVAEDIVASHKISNDYEDFKLAIIRVYGYDTYITEAEMKSMAAGPLAQKLYDEALGYYHSKNDHIASNAMPLINSLLEQNAPFENVAVPFTDGRKQVSAVAGLRRAQATSGHEIIRSMEKAVVLSTIDTAWTQHLRQMDDLKQVVQNAVYEQKDPLLVYKFESFELFKGMIGKVNEDTLSFLFRADIPVQGGAQGTDESEFYIEDELPTPAPMPKLKAEKEVSSVSLGAGPEDLDQSAAEPLVKQTPARSQKVANRNEKVTVQYMDGRIVSDVKYKTVEDDLLNNRCVLVDEA; encoded by the coding sequence ATGTTTGACTTTCTAGGGAAAACCGTCGCCAAGATTTTCGGAACGAAATCGGACCGGGACTTGAAGGAGATTATCCCCTACGTGGCGCTCGTAAACGCCGAATATGCCAAACTGGCACAACTCTCCGACGACCAGCTGCGCGAGCACACCAACGAGGTACGCGCCCGCATTGATGAGCGTCTGAAAAGCATCGACGACCAGATTGCCGGCCTGCACGCCCGTGTCAACGAGGACACGACGCTTGACATCGGGCAGAAAGAGCAGCTCTTCGATCAGATTGATGAGCTGGAAAAGCAGCGCAATAAAGATCTGGAAGTGGTGCTGATGGAGGTGCTGCCTGCTGCCTTTGCTACAGTGAAGGAAACGGCCCGCCGCTACAAGGAAAACGGCCAGTTGGTGGTAACCGCCACCGATTACGACCGGGAGTATTCCAAGCGCAAAAAGAACGTCACCATCGACGGCGACAAAGCCATCTGGAGCAACAAGTGGTTGGCGGCCGGTGCCGAAATCACCTGGGACATGGTACACTACGACGTCCAGATCATCGGGGGCGTGGTGCTGCACCAAGGCAAGATTTCGGAAATGGCAACGGGTGAAGGCAAGACTCTCGTTTCGACGCTGCCGGCCTTCCTGAACGCACTGTCCAAGCGCGGTGTGCACTTGGTAACCGTCAACGATTACTTGGCCAAGCGTGACTCGGAGTGGAATGCGCCGCTGTTCGAATTCCACGGCATCACCGTAGACTGCATCGACAAGCACCAGCCCAACACCGACGCTCGTCGCGCCGCCTACGCCGCCGACATTACCTACGGCACCAACAACGAATTCGGCTTCGACTACCTGCGCGACAACATGGCCCGCGAAACCGGCGAGCTGGTGCAGCGCAAGCACCACTACGCCATGGTGGATGAAGTGGACTCCGTGCTGATTGACGATGCCCGGACGCCGCTCATCATCTCCGGTCCGGTGCCCCGCGGCGACGTGCACGAGTTCTACCAACTCAAGCCCCGCATTCAGCGCCTCGTAGACGAGCAGAAGAAGCTGGTGCAGCAGTACTTGGTAGAGGCCCGCAAAGGCATCAAAGAAGGCAAAGAAGGCCCAAAGGAGGGCGAAGCCGGCCTCGCGCTGTTCCGCGCCTACCGCGGCCTGCCTAAGAGCAAGCCGCTCATCAAGTTCCTGTCGGAAACGGGCATGCGCGCCATTCTGCAGAAGGTGGAAAACCACTATCTCGCCGACAACTCGCGCCAGATGCCGCAGGCCGACATGCCGCTGTTCTTCACGATTGACGAGAAGAACAACCAGATTGAGCTGACCGAGAAAGGCATTGACCTGATTACGGCGCAGGGCGAAGACCCGCAGCTGTTCATCATGCCCGACATCGGGGTGGCCATTGCTGAAATCGAGAAAAGCACCACGCTCAAGGACGACGAAAAACTGCACCAGAAGGAACATCTGATGCAGGAATATCAGGAGAAGAGTGAGCGGGTACACACCGTGAATCAGCTGCTGAAAGCCTACACCCTGTTTGAGCGCGACGACCAGTACATCCTGACCGACGACGGCAAGGTGAAAATCGTGGATGAGCAGACGGGCCGTGTGATGGAAGGCCGCCGCTACTCCGACGGTCTGCACCAAGCCATTGAGGCCAAGGAAAACGTGCGCGTGGAAGACGCCACCCAGACCTACGCCACCGTGACGCTGCAGAACTACTTCCGCATGTACCACAAGCTGGGCGGCATGACGGGTACGGCCGAAACCGAAGCCGGCGAGTTCTGGGACATCTACAAGCTCGACGTCGTCGTTATTCCGACCAACCGCGGCATCCAGCGCAAAGACGAGCACGACAAGGTCTACAAGACTGTGCGCGAGAAATACAACGCCGTAGCCGAGGAAATCCAGACGCTGGTGCAAGCTGGCCGTCCGGTGCTGGTAGGTACCACGAGCGTGGAAATTTCGGAACTGGTGAGCCGTATGCTCAACCTGCGCAAGATTCCGCACCAAGTACTGAACGCCAAGCAGAACCAGCGCGAAGCCGAAATTGTGGCCGGCGCCGGCTACCCTGGTACCGTTACCATTGCCACCAACATGGCCGGCCGTGGTACCGACATCAAGCTGAAGGAAACCTCTAAAGAATCGGGTGGCTTGGCCATTATCGGTACGGAGCGCCACGAAAGCCGCCGCGTAGACCGGCAGCTGCGGGGCCGCGCCGGCCGCCAAGGTGACCCGGGTTCTTCGCAGTTCTTCGTAAGCCTTGAGGACAACCTGATGCGCCTGTTCGGCTCCGACCGGATTGCCAAGCTCATGGACCGCATGGGTCTGGAGGAAGGCGAGGTAATTCAGCACTCGATGATTACCTCCTCGATTGAGCGCGCGCAGAAGAAGGTGGAAGAAAACAACTTCGGCCAGCGCAAGCGCCTGCTCGAGTACGATGACGTGATGAACGCCCAGCGCGAAGTGGTGTACAAGCGCCGCCGCAACGCCCTGTTCGGTGAGCGTCTGGAGCTGGACGTATGGAACATGATTTACGACGTAGCCGAGGACATTGTGGCTAGCCACAAGATTTCCAACGACTACGAAGACTTCAAGCTGGCCATCATCCGCGTGTACGGCTACGATACCTACATAACGGAAGCCGAAATGAAGAGCATGGCGGCCGGCCCGCTGGCCCAAAAGCTCTACGATGAGGCGCTGGGCTACTACCACAGCAAGAATGACCACATTGCCAGCAACGCAATGCCGCTCATCAACAGCCTGCTGGAACAGAATGCCCCCTTCGAAAACGTGGCGGTGCCCTTCACTGATGGCCGCAAGCAGGTGTCGGCGGTAGCTGGTCTGCGCCGCGCCCAGGCCACGAGTGGTCATGAAATCATCCGGAGCATGGAGAAAGCCGTGGTTTTGTCGACTATCGACACGGCCTGGACCCAGCACCTGCGCCAGATGGATGACCTGAAACAGGTGGTGCAAAATGCCGTGTACGAGCAGAAAGATCCGCTGCTGGTGTACAAGTTCGAGAGTTTTGAGCTGTTCAAAGGCATGATTGGCAAGGTCAACGAAGACACCCTGTCGTTCCTGTTCCGCGCCGATATTCCGGTGCAGGGCGGCGCGCAGGGCACCGACGAGTCGGAGTTCTATATCGAAGACGAGCTGCCTACGCCGGCCCCTATGCCCAAGCTGAAGGCCGAGAAGGAAGTATCGTCGGTGTCGTTGGGCGCTGGCCCAGAAGACCTGGACCAGTCGGCCGCCGAGCCGCTGGTGAAGCAGACGCCGGCCCGCTCGCAGAAAGTGGCCAACCGCAACGAGAAGGTGACCGTGCAGTACATGGACGGCCGCATCGTGAGCGACGTGAAATATAAAACTGTAGAAGACGACCTGCTCAACAACCGCTGCGTGCTGGTAGACGAAGCGTAG